Proteins found in one Microtus pennsylvanicus isolate mMicPen1 chromosome 14, mMicPen1.hap1, whole genome shotgun sequence genomic segment:
- the Exoc3l4 gene encoding exocyst complex component 3-like protein 4, translating into MPLPWSVTAGPELQSPKEPGKPQTLAQGTRKSNSMKEPSIHHGDTLKPSLSTLKRTFFRTSLPASTHKPKEDQGLIRRSSRLFRSLRRALDEGLAAGHPQVPAVTEKPSSVTDGICRQASTGMGPEDLELQEESKSVTDLITERQLVKAFEQLRYLETRLVADKTSRIFAQDPTAYARRAMDVCLHYDGIAAEIGAIVREALGSEGVDGEALAELAQVVNLEEEAHQAPQADGDFLSTPRHWRRHWKDAVQRSAQERVQQAGVKVTPGAAEGSSDLAQLLAELGSVVRRDLQKVRLEIQPAYEATDFPVWETYLRAFHSAVAQRLQELARDARGCEQLYVLLDWAANVYGSPDFLGAPDLALPTEPLPPLLEPALWARLESDYTNFLETKITSCFDSILHLEQSRWEAGEELEVLQGLYHTPLSIDVHMLVAEHVKAAGAISSKLEATTLQICARALCLFVPRFEKAFLASKAVSECYLGGYINACVEMRTSLLARFPGTVKELEKPLVAATNSFQKHLLQMAQQDIQPLFKMLHTKSWLTQDTLRPLMVKVVDFAHHLEHVTPLLAQETLQEVHRFVVREYLGQVLRPHERFSGLDRVNGSHKMSLDAQAISSTFQGLGSEAKWLDQAILCVAEILGETYKDDIQRHLETLIRGYPDIRRDHVLAILALRRLGRRRNHNLLQHTQHLLRAVPEIRPSPRRVLFEEIEVPTSVDVLITCI; encoded by the exons ATGCCATTGCCATGGTCAGTGACCGCTGGGCCAGAGCTCCAAAGCCCCAAGGAGCCTGGGAAGCCACAGACCCTAGCTCAGGGCACCCGGAAGTCCAACAGTATGAAAGAGCCAAGTATTCACCACGGGGACACTCTGAAACCCAGCCTGAGCACCCTGAAGCGGACCTTCTTCCGGACCAGCCTGCCAGCTTCCACCCACAAACCTAAGGAGGACCAGGGCCTAATCAGGCGAAGTTCCCGCCTGTTCCGGTCCTTGAGACGGGCCCTGGATGAAGGCCTAGCTGCTGGGCACCCTCAAGTCCCTGCAGTGACAGAGAAGCCTTCCAGTGTCACTGATGGTATCTGTCGGCAGGCATCCACGGGGATGGGACCTGAGGATCTGGAACTCCAGGAAG AGAGCAAATCCGTGACAGACCTCATCACTGAGAGGCAATTAGTGAAGGCCTTCGAACAGTTGCGGTACCTGGAGACGCGGCTGGTAGCGGACAAAACCTCACGCATCTTTGCGCAGGACCCCACCGCCTATGCACGGCGCGCTATGGACGTTTGCCTACATTACGACGGAATAGCCGCGGAGATCGGAGCCATTGTGCGCGAGGCGCTGGGTTCCGAAGGCGTGGATGGAGAGGCTCTAGCCGAACTGGCCCAGGTGGTGAACCTGGAAGAGGAGGCCCATCAGGCCCCCCAAGCCGACGGTGACTTCTTGAGTACGCCCCGCCACTGGCGTCGGCACTGGAAGGACGCTGTGCAGCGCAGCGCCCAGGAGCGCGTGCAGCAGGCTGGCGTCAAAGTCACCCCAGGGGCTGCGGAGGGCTCTTCCGACCTAGCCCAGCTTCTGGCTGAACTCGGTAGCGTGGTTCGCCGTGACCTGCAGAAGGTGCGATTAGAGATACAGCCCGCTTACGAAGCCACCGATTTCCCGGTGTGGGAGACCTACTTGCGTGCCTTTCACAGCGCGGTGGCCCAGCGTTTGCAGGAGCTGGCACGAGACGCCCGCGGCTGTGAGCAGCTCTATGTGCTGTTAGACTGGGCCGCCAATGTGTACGGCAG TCCTGACTTCTTAGGCGCCCCAGACTTGGCACTGCCCACCGAACCGCTGCCCCCACTCCTAGAGCCTGCTTTGTGGGCCCGACTGGAAAGTGACTACACTAACTTCCTAGAG ACAAAGATCACAAGCTGTTTTGATAGCATCTTGCATCTGGAGCAGAGTCGCTGGGAAGCTGGCGAGGAGCTGGAAGTGCTACAGGGCCTCTACCATACGCCCCTGTCCATCGACGTGCACATG CTCGTGGCTGAGCACGTGAAGGCGGCCGGCGCTATCTCCTCGAAGCTGGAGGCCACCACCCTGCAGATCTGCGCACGTGCGCTCTGCCTCTTTGTGCCCAG ATTTGAAAAGGCATTTCTGGCGTCGAAGGCGGTGAGCGAGTGCTACCTGGGCGGTTACATTAACGCTTGCGTGGAGATGAG AACCAGCCTTCTggccaggttccctggaactgtaaAGGAACTGGAGAAACCCCTTGTGGCTGCCACCAATAGCTTCCAGAAGCACCTGCTCCAGATGGCACAGCAAGACATACAG CCACTATTCAAGATGCTGCATACCAAGAGCTGGCTCACACAGGACACACTGCGTCCCCTCATGGTCAAGGTGGTGGACTTTGCACATCATCTTGAGCATGTGACCCCACTACTGGCACAG GAGACTCTGCAGGAGGTTCACCGTTTTGTGGTCCGCGAGTACCTGGGGCAGGTGCTGAGGCCCCACGAGAGGTTCAGTGGCCTGGATCGTGTGAACGGTTCCCATAAGATGAGCCTGGATGCTCAGGCCATTAGCAGCACTTTCCAGGGACTG gGCTCTGAAGCCAAGTGGTTGGACCAAGCCATCCTGTGCGTGGCTGAGATCCTGGGCGAGACCTACAAAGACGACATCCAGCGGCATCTGGAGACACTTATACGCGGCTATCCAGACATCAG GCGTGACCACGTACTGGCCATTCTGGCGCTGCGTAGACTCGGTCGCCGTAGGAATCATAATCTGTTGCAACACACCCAACACTTGCTGAGGGCAGTGCCTGAGATCAGGCCCTCCCCACGCCGTGTGCTCTTTGAAGAGATCGAAGTGCCCACCTCCGTGGATGTGCTGATCACGTGCATCTAG